Genomic DNA from Halorussus rarus:
CCACGACGAGGTCCGAACGTACGTCGACAAGGCCGCCGACCAGACCGAGGAGTACGACGACGCGACGATGGGCGACACCGCCCGCGAGAACGTCGTGATGGAGGTCTGGAACACGATGGTCACGATTCCCGACGCCGTCCCGAAGGTCCGGGAGTTCGTCGACGACCGGGACATGTCCAGCGACCTGCTGGCGGCGATGACCGAGACCGACATCATCGCGCCGCCGACCAACTGCCTGTCGCCCATCACCGACGAGCTCGTCGAGGCCGGCCTCCGGAAGGAGTACGACGCCGACTTCTACGCGGCCTCGACCCGCGACGCCGACGTCCACGGCGGCGACCCCTTCATCGTGGAGGCCGGCATCGCCTACGGCGGCGAACTCGAGGCCGACGGCCAGTCCGAGGTGCTCCGGTTCGCCAACCGGGTCCCGCTCGTCTACCAGCGCGGGGCCTGCGCGACGACCGACGTCGTGAAGTCCATCGGCTGGCGCAACTACAACCTCGACCAGCCCGGCGGCTCGGGCATCCCGAAGGGCCCGGCGGTCATCATGGTCCACGTCGCCTCGACCAACGTCCCGTTCACCAGCGAGAGCAAGGACGCGGTGGCCAACGTCCCCGAAATCGAGGACGAGATCGAGCTCGCCATCCGGGAGGCGGCCCGCGAACTCAAGTCGTACCTCAACAAGCGCAAGTCGCTGCAGAAGCGCAAGAAGAAGCAGAACGTCATCGCCTCCATCCTGCCGAAGATGGCCGAGAAGCTGGCCGACGTGACCGAGCAGGGCGAACCCGAGTACGAGGACGCGCTGGCCCGCATCATGAACAACGTGCTGGTCGAGCGCGAAGTCGAGGACGGGAAGGTCCGCCTCGTGATCGAGAACCACACCAGCACCAACGAGTCGCCGGAGGTGACCGACATCGTGACCGCCGAGCCGACCGCCCTCTCGGACGGCGCGACCGCGGTCGACATGGACGGCGAGTGGTTCGTCAAGTGGTCGCCGACCGTCGAGAGCGGCGACGAGGCCGTCCTCGAGTACGAGATCGACGGCGACGCGGAGTTCGACGTCAGCATCGACGGAGTCGAAGACCCCAAACTCACCATCAACCAATGAGCGCAGACAACGAAGCCGAAGCCCAGGAGAAGCTCATCGACCTCGCCGCGGAGTTCTACGACCAGTTCCAGCGGGGCCAGATCCCCGAGATGTCGGTCCCCACCCGGACCAAGAGCAACATCGTCTTCGACGAGGAGGAGGACGTCTGGGTGTACGGCGACCGCGAGAGCACCCGGAGCGCAAACAGCGTCCGGGGCGCCCGTAAACTTCTCAAGGCGATATACACTATCGACTTCCTCTCCGAGCAGCTCGACCAGGACCGCTCGTCGACCCTGCGTGAGCTCTACTACCTCAGCGAGAGCTGGGACGTCGACGAGGCCCAGTTCAACTCCCAGGACGAGTCGAACCAGCTGGTCGAGGACCTGGAGATCGTCTCGGAGGTCACTCGCGAGGACTTCCACATGCGCCCGGAGGAGTCGGGCGCGAAGGTGATGGGGCCGCTACTGCTCCGCGAGCAGACCAATCGGGGCGACAGAGAGATTCACTGCCAGGACGACGTGGGGCAGGGTGGCTATCAGATTCCGAACAACGTCGACACCATCGAGTTCCTCGACAACGACGCCGACTTCGTGATGTGCGTGGAGACGGGCGGCATGCGCGACCGGTTGGTCGAGAACGGCTTCGACGACGAGCACGACTGCATCGTCGTCCACCTCGGCGGCCAGCCCGCGCGGGCGACCCGCCGGCTGACCAAGCGCCTCCACGACGAACTAAACCTGCCGGTAACGGTGTTCACTGACGGTGACCCGTGGTCGTACCGCATCTTCGGGTCGGTGGCGTACGGCTCCATCAAGTCGGCCCACCTCAGCGAGTACCTCGCCACCCCGGAGGCCGAGTTCATCGGCATCCAACCCGAGGACATCGTGGAGTACGACCTGCCGACCGACCCCCTGAGCGACTCGGACGTCAACGCCCTCGAGAGCGAGCTCGAGGACCCGAGGTTCCAGACCGACTACTGGGAGGAGCAGATCGAGATCCAGCTCGACATCGACAAGAAGTCCGAGCAGCAGTCGCTGGCGTCCCACGGTCTCGACTTCGTGACCGAGACGTATCTACCCGAACGCCTCGAGGAGATGGGCGTCCTCTGAGGGCTCGCATCGAGATGGCGTTCGGGTCGATGCAACCCGAACGCCTCGCGGAGATGGGCGGCCTGTAACCCGCGGCCGCGACCCTTTTGAACTGGTTCGTCGTATCCCGCGCGTATGGCACTCAGCGCGCGCAACCGGCTCGCGGGAACGGTCGAATCGGTCGAGAGAGAGGGACTGATGGCGGAGGTCGCCGTCGAGGTCGACGACGGCCAGACGGTCACGGCGGTCATCACCGCCAGCTCCGCCGAGCGCCTCGGCCTCGAGGAGGGCGAGGAGGTCAGCGCGGTCGTCAAGGCGACTGAAGTGATGGTGGAGAACCGGTAGCTCCCGGTATCGAACCGCACCAGGGAGTCCGACGACCGCCGCCTACAGTTCCCGCTCGACCTCGGCGGTCGTCGCCTCCCCGCGCGCCCCCTCGAACGCGAAGTCGTCGGTGAAGGGGTCGCCCTGCGCGCACGACCGACAGTAGCAGTTCTCGCCCCGCTCGTCGACCGCGACCGGCACGCCCGCGACGAACAGCTTCTCCGCGAACGTCCGCCTGACGCCGGTCCCGACCGGCCGCGAGCAGGCGGTGCAGGGCACGTCTGGCGCGTCGACGACCTCCTCGTCGGTCGTGCGGACGCGGCCGAACTTCGTGACCTCTTCGCGC
This window encodes:
- a CDS encoding DNA topoisomerase IV subunit A — its product is MSADNEAEAQEKLIDLAAEFYDQFQRGQIPEMSVPTRTKSNIVFDEEEDVWVYGDRESTRSANSVRGARKLLKAIYTIDFLSEQLDQDRSSTLRELYYLSESWDVDEAQFNSQDESNQLVEDLEIVSEVTREDFHMRPEESGAKVMGPLLLREQTNRGDREIHCQDDVGQGGYQIPNNVDTIEFLDNDADFVMCVETGGMRDRLVENGFDDEHDCIVVHLGGQPARATRRLTKRLHDELNLPVTVFTDGDPWSYRIFGSVAYGSIKSAHLSEYLATPEAEFIGIQPEDIVEYDLPTDPLSDSDVNALESELEDPRFQTDYWEEQIEIQLDIDKKSEQQSLASHGLDFVTETYLPERLEEMGVL
- a CDS encoding TOBE domain-containing protein, yielding MALSARNRLAGTVESVEREGLMAEVAVEVDDGQTVTAVITASSAERLGLEEGEEVSAVVKATEVMVENR